A stretch of Tripterygium wilfordii isolate XIE 37 chromosome 11, ASM1340144v1, whole genome shotgun sequence DNA encodes these proteins:
- the LOC120009775 gene encoding transcription factor RSL2-like → MLVFVFVFKQYTEAHFPSLSLLTVRRKVTMESVGAFPDGEWEFFTKMFSSEDLCEDFTSQFLGHCSNFIEHDKELNLTTPLSFCPTTTDADVSVGDANESLFYFCNILYSNFQSVGQSSIPNSSNETFLLGDSITSATNDVLMSTNACFMDEEKMVFSFPDMVIEETSYDNEDMSMHMDGSDPAAIAVSVEALQLKRKIDADLHINAGNNFNTNLHENLQKKPRVSRDVQKNRRNVRSKKNQNPSPNNKDELDSNSGTSYNSEDDNASQESNEGMNSEAKESKAPNSSGRKRASRGSATDPQSLYARKRREKINERLRILQNLVPNGTKVDISTMLEEAVQYVKFLQVQIKLLSHDDLWMYAPIAYNGLDIGLNQKLSSLL, encoded by the exons atgttagtttTTGTGTTTGTCTTCAAGCAATACACAGAAGCACATTTtccttctctaagccttctaactgTTCGTAGAAAAGTCACAATGGAGTCTGTAGGTGCTTTTCCTGATGGAGAATGGGAATTCTTTACCAAAATGTTCTCCTCAGAAGATCTTTGTGAAGATTTCACGTCACAGTTTCTCGGTCATTGTTCGAATTTTATCGAGCATGATAAGGAACTGAACTTGACGACCCCGTTAAGTTTTTGCCCCACAACTACAGATGCTGATGTGAGTGTGGGTGATGCTAATGAGAGTTTGTTCTATTTTTGCAATATTCTTTACTCCAATTTTCAGAGTGTTGGTCAGAGCAGTATTCCCAATTCAAGTAATGAAACCTTTCTTCTTGGGGATTCCATTACATCGGCTACTAATGATGTTTTGATGTCCACGAATGCCTGTTTCATGGATGAGGAAAAAATGGTCTTCTCATTCCCTGACATGGTAATTGAAGAAACATCTTATGACAATGAAGATATGAGTATGCATATGGATGGTAGTGACCCTGCAGCTATTGCCGTTTCGGTCGAGGCATTGCAACTCAAGAGAAAAATTGATGCAGATTTGCACATTAATGCAGGAAACAATTTCAACACAAATTTGCACGAGAACCTGCAGAAAAAGCCACGAGTATCAAGAGAT GTGCAGAAGAATAGGAGGAATGTAAGGTCCAAGAAGAACCAGAACCCCTCACCAAATAACAAGGATGAATTAGACAGCAATTCTGGAACTAGCTACAATTCTGAGGATGATAATGCTTCTCAGGAGTCCAATGAAGGGATGAATTCCGAGGCGAAAGAATCAAAAGCTCCCAATTCTAGCGGGAGAAAAAGGGCCAGTAGAGGGTCAGCAACAGATCCTCAAAGCCTTTATGCAAGG aaaaggagagagaaaattaacGAGCGACTGAGAATTTTACAGAACCTCGTTCCTAACGGAACAAAGGTCGACATTAGCACAATGCTTGAAGAGGCAGTCCAGTATGTCAAGTTCTTGCAGGTCCAAATCAAG CTCTTGAGCCATGATGATCTATGGATGTATGCACCTATTGCTTATAATGGCCTTGATATTGGACTCAATCAGAAGTTGTCTTCGCTTCTATGA